Proteins encoded by one window of Pseudonocardia alni:
- the folK gene encoding 2-amino-4-hydroxy-6-hydroxymethyldihydropteridine diphosphokinase — protein MTRAILSLGSNLGDRAAHLRTVVADLGAAVVAVSPVFETAPWGVTDQPDFLNAVLVADDPALDAWGWLRRGQALEDASGRVREQRWGPRTLDVDVVQVTDDGAPVTSDDPELLLPHPGTPDRATVLLPWLLAEPGAVLHGRGPVADLLDRLGPDGRAGVHRRDDVVLRDPA, from the coding sequence GTGACCCGCGCGATCCTGTCCCTCGGCTCCAACCTGGGCGACCGGGCCGCGCACCTGCGCACGGTCGTCGCGGACCTGGGGGCGGCCGTCGTGGCGGTGTCGCCGGTGTTCGAGACGGCGCCGTGGGGCGTGACCGACCAGCCGGACTTCCTCAACGCGGTGCTGGTCGCGGACGACCCGGCGCTCGATGCGTGGGGCTGGCTGCGCCGTGGGCAGGCACTCGAGGACGCCTCGGGCCGGGTCCGCGAGCAGCGGTGGGGGCCGCGCACCCTCGACGTCGACGTCGTCCAGGTGACCGACGACGGCGCCCCGGTCACCTCGGACGACCCGGAGCTGCTCCTGCCGCACCCGGGCACCCCCGACCGGGCCACCGTGCTGCTGCCGTGGCTGCTCGCCGAGCCCGGGGCCGTCCTGCACGGGCGCGGGCCGGTCGCCGACCTGCTGGACCGGCTCGGCCCGGACGGCCGTGCCGGCGTGCACCGCCGCGACGACGTCGTCCTGCGGGACCCGGCATGA
- the hpt gene encoding hypoxanthine phosphoribosyltransferase, translating into MYDGDISSVLVTEEQVREKTAELAQQVAGDYTGLVRDGRESDLVLIGVLKGAVMFMTDFARALPIPAQLEFMAVSSYGSSTSSSGVVRILKDLDRDIAGRHVLIVEDIIDSGLTLNWLLGNLQTRSPASLEVVTLLRKPDAVKVDVPVRYVGFDIPNEFVVGYGLDYAERYRDLPYIGTLDPSVYA; encoded by the coding sequence GTGTACGACGGGGACATCTCCTCGGTGCTGGTCACCGAGGAGCAGGTGCGCGAGAAGACCGCGGAGCTGGCGCAGCAGGTCGCCGGTGACTACACCGGCCTCGTGCGCGACGGCCGCGAGTCCGACCTCGTGCTGATCGGCGTCCTCAAGGGCGCCGTCATGTTCATGACCGACTTCGCCCGCGCGCTGCCCATCCCGGCCCAGCTCGAGTTCATGGCGGTCAGCTCCTACGGCTCCTCGACGTCGTCGTCGGGCGTCGTGCGGATCCTCAAGGACCTCGACCGCGACATCGCCGGGCGGCACGTTCTGATCGTCGAGGACATCATCGACTCGGGGCTGACCCTGAACTGGCTGCTGGGCAACCTGCAGACCCGCTCGCCCGCGTCGCTGGAGGTCGTGACGCTCCTCCGCAAGCCGGACGCGGTGAAGGTCGACGTCCCGGTCCGGTACGTCGGCTTCGACATCCCGAACGAGTTCGTCGTCGGCTACGGCCTCGACTACGCCGAGCGCTACCGCGACCTGCCCTACATCGGCACCCTCGACCCGTCGGTCTACGCCTGA
- the ftsH gene encoding ATP-dependent zinc metalloprotease FtsH: protein MDRKRLLRNPLIWILVALLIYLGFSQLFDDTRGYTEVTTSVALSQVQSGNVKDALVEDREQQLRLTLDRPIEVDGNETTQILTQYPAQISGQIFDQVRQVPGIAEYDTVVRQDSFLSTLLITMIPLALVLILLFWFLNNAQGGGNRVMSFGKSKAKQLNKDMPKNTFADVAGADEAVEELYEIKDFLQNPGRYQALGAKIPKGVLLYGPPGTGKTLLARAVAGEAGVPFYTISGSDFVEMFVGVGASRVRDLFEQAKQNAPCIIFVDEIDAVGRQRGAGLGGGHDEREQTLNQLLVEMDGFDARGGIILIAATNRPDILDPALLRPGRFDRQIPVGAPDLAGRRAILSVHSKGKPFADDVDLESLAKRTVGMSGADLANVINEAALLTAREHGTLINGAALEESVDRVVGGPRRKSKIVSEREKKITAYHEGGHALAAWAMPDLEPVYKLTILPRGRTGGHALVVPEDDKGLMTRAEMIARLVFAMGGRSAEELVFHEPTTGASSDIDQATKIARAMVTEYGMSAKLGAVRYGREQGDPFLGRSMGNQADYSLEVAHEIDEEVRKLIEAAHTEAWEILNTYRDVLDELVLELLDKETLNRKDLERIFGSVEKRPRITAFDDFGVRTPSEKPPIKTRRELAHERGEVLPPEEDERTPAEVGSGVANGYGDAPGTPGASPFPAGGSVPSRPDAPNDGGYAPGDGGPGHGGGNGGNGNGNGYGAPGNGHGAPVHGHGRAGSYGGPGQPPPPAVAPNYGAPPDWRPATTPPGQSWPPPNWAQPPQQGGPQGPAQGGPWPGRGPGGGNGNGAHGNGAPGGANDPGAGEQRRGHDPEAGH from the coding sequence ATGGACCGCAAGCGCCTGCTCCGCAACCCGCTGATCTGGATCCTCGTCGCACTCCTGATCTATCTCGGGTTCAGCCAGCTGTTCGACGACACCCGCGGATACACCGAGGTCACGACGTCGGTCGCGCTCTCCCAGGTGCAGTCGGGGAACGTCAAGGACGCCCTCGTCGAGGACCGTGAGCAGCAGCTCCGCCTCACGCTGGACCGCCCGATCGAGGTCGACGGCAACGAGACGACCCAGATCCTCACCCAGTACCCCGCGCAGATCTCCGGTCAGATCTTCGACCAGGTCCGCCAGGTCCCCGGGATCGCCGAGTACGACACCGTCGTCCGCCAGGACTCCTTCCTCTCCACGCTGCTGATCACGATGATCCCGCTGGCGCTGGTCCTGATCCTGCTGTTCTGGTTCCTGAACAACGCCCAGGGCGGCGGGAACCGGGTCATGAGCTTCGGCAAGTCCAAGGCCAAGCAGCTGAACAAGGACATGCCGAAGAACACGTTCGCGGACGTGGCGGGCGCCGACGAGGCGGTCGAGGAGCTCTACGAGATCAAGGACTTCCTGCAGAACCCGGGCCGTTACCAGGCCCTGGGCGCGAAGATCCCCAAGGGTGTGCTGCTCTACGGCCCGCCCGGCACCGGCAAGACGCTGCTGGCCCGTGCGGTCGCCGGTGAGGCGGGCGTGCCGTTCTACACGATCTCCGGGTCCGACTTCGTCGAGATGTTCGTCGGTGTCGGTGCCTCCCGGGTGCGCGACCTGTTCGAGCAGGCCAAGCAGAACGCGCCCTGCATCATCTTCGTCGACGAGATCGACGCGGTCGGCCGCCAGCGCGGCGCCGGCCTCGGTGGCGGGCACGACGAGCGCGAGCAGACCCTGAACCAGCTGCTCGTCGAGATGGACGGCTTCGACGCCCGCGGCGGCATCATCCTGATCGCCGCGACGAACCGGCCGGACATCCTCGACCCGGCGCTGCTGCGCCCGGGCCGGTTCGACCGGCAGATCCCGGTCGGCGCCCCCGACCTGGCGGGTCGCCGCGCGATCCTGTCGGTGCACTCCAAGGGCAAGCCCTTCGCCGACGACGTCGACCTCGAGTCGCTGGCCAAACGCACCGTGGGCATGTCCGGCGCCGACCTGGCCAACGTGATCAACGAGGCCGCGCTGCTGACCGCCCGCGAGCACGGGACGCTGATCAACGGCGCCGCGCTGGAGGAGTCGGTCGACCGCGTCGTCGGCGGCCCCCGGCGCAAGTCGAAGATCGTCTCCGAGCGCGAGAAGAAGATCACCGCGTACCACGAGGGCGGGCACGCGCTGGCCGCGTGGGCGATGCCGGACCTGGAGCCGGTCTACAAGCTCACGATCCTGCCGCGCGGGCGCACCGGCGGGCACGCGCTCGTCGTCCCGGAGGACGACAAGGGCCTCATGACCCGCGCCGAGATGATCGCGAGGCTGGTGTTCGCGATGGGTGGGCGTTCGGCCGAGGAGCTCGTCTTCCACGAGCCCACGACGGGCGCGTCCTCCGACATCGACCAGGCCACCAAGATCGCCCGCGCGATGGTCACCGAGTACGGCATGAGCGCCAAGCTCGGCGCCGTCCGCTACGGCCGCGAGCAGGGCGACCCGTTCCTCGGCCGCTCGATGGGCAACCAGGCCGACTACTCGCTCGAGGTCGCCCACGAGATCGACGAGGAGGTGCGCAAGCTCATCGAGGCCGCGCACACCGAGGCGTGGGAGATCCTCAACACCTACCGCGACGTGCTCGACGAGCTGGTGCTCGAGCTCCTGGACAAGGAGACCCTGAACCGCAAGGACCTCGAGCGGATCTTCGGGTCGGTGGAGAAGCGGCCGCGGATCACCGCGTTCGACGACTTCGGCGTGCGCACGCCCTCGGAGAAGCCGCCGATCAAGACCCGGCGCGAGCTGGCGCACGAGCGCGGTGAGGTCCTGCCGCCCGAGGAGGACGAGCGCACCCCGGCCGAGGTCGGCTCGGGCGTCGCCAACGGCTACGGCGACGCGCCCGGCACCCCCGGCGCCTCCCCGTTCCCGGCGGGCGGCTCGGTCCCGAGCCGCCCGGACGCCCCCAACGACGGCGGCTACGCCCCCGGCGACGGCGGCCCGGGCCACGGCGGCGGCAACGGCGGGAACGGGAACGGGAACGGCTACGGCGCGCCCGGCAACGGGCACGGCGCCCCGGTCCACGGCCACGGCCGGGCCGGGTCCTACGGCGGACCGGGACAGCCCCCGCCGCCCGCCGTCGCCCCGAACTACGGCGCCCCGCCGGACTGGCGGCCCGCGACGACCCCGCCGGGCCAGAGCTGGCCGCCGCCGAACTGGGCGCAGCCGCCGCAGCAGGGCGGGCCGCAGGGCCCCGCCCAGGGCGGTCCCTGGCCCGGTCGCGGACCGGGCGGCGGCAACGGCAACGGCGCGCACGGCAACGGCGCGCCGGGCGGTGCGAACGACCCCGGCGCCGGCGAGCAGCGACGCGGACACGACCCGGAGGCAGGACACTGA
- the panC gene encoding pantoate--beta-alanine ligase yields the protein MSTPGSTRNGYGTGRLTVHADPAKLAAVTRALRGAGRKVVLIPTMGALHEGHRELIRHAKRIPGAVVPVVSIFVNPLQFGAGEDLDRYPRPIEADLDACREEGVELVFTPQVEHMYPPGSQTRVTAGPLGDELEGASRRGHFDGVLTVVSKLFHIVGPDVALFGEKDYQQLTLIRRMVRDLDFPTRVVGVPTVREDDGLALSSRNVYLDPGQRRAAAVLSRALAAGAAVSVRGHDAVLDAARAELATEPEVDVDYLELRDTDLGPAPAPGAGDGRLLVAARVGATRLIDNAPIAF from the coding sequence GTGAGCACCCCCGGCTCCACCCGGAACGGCTACGGCACCGGCCGGCTGACCGTGCACGCCGACCCCGCGAAGCTCGCCGCGGTCACCCGCGCGCTGCGCGGGGCGGGCCGCAAGGTCGTCCTCATCCCCACGATGGGCGCCCTGCACGAGGGCCACCGCGAGCTGATCCGGCATGCGAAGCGGATCCCCGGCGCCGTCGTCCCGGTCGTGTCGATCTTCGTGAACCCGCTGCAGTTCGGCGCGGGCGAGGACCTCGACCGCTACCCGCGCCCGATCGAGGCCGACCTCGACGCCTGCCGCGAGGAGGGCGTCGAGCTGGTGTTCACCCCGCAGGTCGAGCACATGTACCCGCCGGGCTCGCAGACCCGCGTCACCGCCGGGCCGCTCGGTGACGAGCTGGAGGGTGCCTCCCGGAGGGGCCACTTCGACGGCGTCCTGACCGTCGTGTCCAAGCTGTTCCACATCGTCGGCCCGGACGTCGCGCTGTTCGGCGAGAAGGACTACCAGCAGCTGACGCTGATCCGCCGGATGGTGCGCGACCTGGACTTCCCGACCCGGGTCGTCGGCGTCCCGACCGTCCGCGAGGACGACGGCCTGGCCCTGTCCTCGCGCAACGTCTACCTCGACCCCGGGCAGCGCCGCGCCGCCGCCGTGCTGTCGCGCGCGCTCGCGGCCGGGGCCGCGGTGTCGGTCCGCGGGCACGACGCCGTGCTGGACGCCGCCCGCGCCGAGCTGGCGACCGAGCCGGAGGTCGACGTCGACTACCTCGAGCTGCGCGACACCGACCTCGGACCGGCCCCCGCCCCGGGCGCCGGGGACGGCCGCCTGCTCGTCGCCGCCCGGGTCGGCGCCACCCGCCTGATCGACAACGCCCCCATCGCGTTCTGA
- the folE gene encoding GTP cyclohydrolase I FolE, with product MESAAVAAGVTRAVPGGIDLDRAERAVRELLIAVGEDPDREGLKETPARVARAYGEIFAGLFVDPDTVLEKTFDEGHGELVLVKDIPMFSTCEHHLVPFHGVAHVGYIPAVDGQVTGLSKLARVVDLYAKRPQVQERLTAQIADALVRKLNPRAVIVVLEAEHLCMAMRGIRKPGSRTTTSAVRGLFKSSATSRAEALSLIRGR from the coding sequence GTGGAGTCCGCCGCGGTGGCGGCCGGGGTGACTCGGGCCGTACCCGGCGGGATCGACCTGGACCGTGCGGAGCGCGCCGTCCGCGAGCTGCTGATCGCGGTCGGGGAGGACCCGGACCGCGAGGGTCTCAAGGAGACCCCGGCCCGGGTCGCGCGCGCCTACGGCGAGATCTTCGCCGGGCTGTTCGTCGACCCGGACACGGTGCTGGAGAAGACCTTCGACGAGGGCCACGGCGAGCTCGTGCTGGTCAAGGACATCCCGATGTTCTCCACCTGCGAGCACCACCTCGTGCCCTTCCACGGGGTGGCCCACGTCGGCTACATCCCGGCCGTCGACGGCCAGGTCACCGGCCTGTCCAAGCTGGCCCGGGTGGTCGACCTGTACGCCAAGCGACCGCAGGTCCAGGAGCGGCTGACCGCGCAGATCGCCGACGCCCTGGTGCGCAAGCTGAACCCGCGCGCGGTGATCGTCGTGCTGGAGGCCGAGCACCTGTGCATGGCCATGCGCGGCATCCGCAAGCCGGGGTCGCGCACCACCACCTCGGCGGTGCGCGGGCTGTTCAAGAGCTCGGCGACCTCCCGCGCGGAGGCGCTCTCGCTGATCAGGGGGCGGTGA
- the folP gene encoding dihydropteroate synthase, whose translation MGILNVTPDSFSDGGRYVDRSHAVAHGVAMRDAGADLVDVGGESTRPGAQRIDAATERDRVLPVVRDLVAAGVRVSVDTTRSAVAEACVEAGAAMVNDVSGGLADPRMAAVVAESRTPWVIMHWRGHSAGMQHLAGYEDVIGEVRSELVARVDHAVMAGVDPGRIVLDPGLGFAKNASHNWALLRRLDVFVDLGFPVLVGASRKRFLGELLASAEGEPRTPPGRDIATAAVSALAANAGAWGVRVHDVESTMDAIAVAAACRLGASRPRTPRETGR comes from the coding sequence ATGGGGATCCTGAACGTCACCCCCGACTCGTTCTCCGACGGCGGCCGCTACGTCGACCGGTCGCACGCCGTCGCGCACGGTGTCGCGATGCGCGACGCCGGGGCCGACCTCGTCGACGTCGGCGGGGAGTCGACCCGGCCCGGCGCGCAGCGGATCGACGCCGCGACCGAGCGGGACCGCGTCCTGCCGGTGGTGCGCGACCTCGTCGCCGCGGGCGTGCGGGTCAGCGTCGACACGACCCGGTCCGCGGTCGCCGAGGCCTGCGTCGAGGCCGGTGCGGCGATGGTCAACGACGTCTCCGGCGGCCTGGCCGACCCGCGGATGGCCGCGGTCGTCGCCGAGTCGCGGACGCCCTGGGTGATCATGCACTGGCGCGGGCACAGCGCCGGCATGCAGCACCTCGCGGGCTACGAGGACGTGATCGGCGAGGTCCGGTCCGAGCTCGTCGCCCGGGTCGACCACGCCGTGATGGCCGGGGTCGACCCCGGCCGCATCGTGCTCGACCCCGGTCTCGGGTTCGCCAAGAACGCCTCGCACAACTGGGCGCTGCTGCGCCGGCTCGACGTGTTCGTCGATTTGGGCTTCCCGGTGCTGGTCGGGGCCTCGCGCAAGCGGTTCCTCGGCGAGCTCCTGGCCTCGGCCGAGGGCGAGCCGCGCACCCCGCCGGGCCGCGACATCGCGACCGCCGCGGTCAGCGCGCTCGCCGCCAACGCGGGCGCCTGGGGCGTGCGGGTGCACGACGTCGAGTCCACGATGGACGCCATCGCGGTCGCCGCCGCCTGCCGGCTCGGCGCCTCGCGCCCCCGCACCCCGCGGGAGACCGGGCGGTGA
- a CDS encoding serine protease family protein, with product MALHAVAGPRRTVSVLAAGLAAAAALAVFTVPVGTAVAVPVIPAPVAAAPTPPVVTAPPATTARAEAGDLVPHPAVVAGPGSIGPGTVTETTGAGLCTAGFVFTAGERTFLGQAAHCGGTGGETETDGCTSDAVPLGTPVLVHGRDGTVTGTLAWSSWNTMQARGERDPDVCAYNDLALVELPAGARPSVGAAVPFFGGPGAVRTAPLPAGTPVYGLTNPPGAGGVRTVGVRAGAAAAEVGGGWGHAVFAVQDGVAGESGSPLLDAQGRAIGVLSSLTTTEDLPSIEYTDLARALDYAARTDGPAGLTLAGGPAFTAAPAGVDPRALATPAGPGLG from the coding sequence ATGGCGCTGCACGCGGTGGCCGGACCCCGGCGGACGGTGTCGGTGCTCGCCGCCGGTCTCGCCGCCGCGGCGGCACTGGCGGTGTTCACCGTGCCGGTGGGGACGGCCGTCGCCGTGCCCGTGATCCCGGCGCCCGTGGCCGCCGCACCGACGCCGCCGGTCGTGACCGCGCCGCCGGCGACCACCGCCCGGGCCGAGGCGGGCGACCTCGTGCCGCACCCGGCCGTCGTCGCGGGGCCGGGGTCGATCGGTCCGGGGACCGTCACCGAGACCACCGGCGCGGGCCTGTGCACGGCCGGGTTCGTGTTCACCGCGGGCGAGCGCACCTTCCTCGGGCAGGCCGCGCACTGCGGCGGCACCGGCGGCGAGACCGAGACCGACGGCTGCACCTCCGACGCGGTGCCGCTGGGCACCCCGGTGCTGGTGCACGGCCGCGACGGCACGGTCACCGGGACGCTGGCGTGGAGCTCGTGGAACACCATGCAGGCCCGCGGGGAGCGCGACCCCGACGTCTGCGCCTACAACGACCTCGCACTCGTCGAGCTGCCCGCGGGCGCCCGCCCGTCGGTGGGTGCCGCGGTGCCGTTCTTCGGAGGTCCCGGCGCGGTCCGCACCGCGCCGCTGCCCGCCGGCACCCCGGTCTACGGCCTGACCAACCCACCCGGCGCCGGCGGCGTCCGCACGGTCGGGGTGCGCGCCGGTGCGGCCGCCGCCGAGGTCGGTGGCGGCTGGGGGCACGCGGTGTTCGCCGTGCAGGACGGCGTCGCCGGGGAGTCGGGCAGCCCGCTGCTCGACGCGCAGGGCCGCGCGATCGGCGTGCTGTCCAGCCTCACCACCACCGAGGACCTGCCCAGCATCGAGTACACCGACCTGGCGAGGGCGTTGGACTACGCAGCCCGCACCGACGGTCCGGCCGGTCTGACGCTCGCCGGCGGGCCCGCGTTCACCGCGGCCCCGGCCGGGGTGGATCCGCGCGCGCTGGCCACACCCGCCGGGCCCGGGCTCGGCTGA
- a CDS encoding Rossmann-like and DUF2520 domain-containing protein: MDSAIDGGRPARLAVGVVSAGRVGAVLGAALARAGHHVVAASGVSQASVRRAETLLPDVPLLPPDEVCSRADLVLLAVPDDVLPGLVRGLAAAGCFRPGQIAVHTAGSRGVAVLDPATEQGVLPLALHPAMTVTGRPEDVDRLAACCIGVTAPGDPEHGDPRDAVGWSVAEALVLEMSAEPVRIPEAMRPLYHAALAHGANHLTTLVGDCVQLLETAGIRPAERLVAPLLSAALDNALRHGDRALTGPVARGDAGTVRTHLEHIADADADLAAIYRALAGRTAHRAAAAGLLGPDGVRDIETALEEK; this comes from the coding sequence ATGGACTCTGCGATCGATGGCGGTCGCCCCGCGCGGCTCGCGGTCGGGGTGGTCTCGGCCGGTCGGGTCGGTGCGGTGCTGGGCGCCGCGCTCGCCCGCGCGGGCCACCACGTCGTCGCCGCCTCCGGGGTCTCGCAGGCCTCGGTGCGGCGGGCGGAGACCCTGCTCCCCGACGTCCCCCTGCTCCCGCCGGACGAGGTCTGCTCGCGCGCCGACCTGGTCCTGCTCGCCGTCCCCGACGACGTGCTGCCCGGCCTGGTCCGTGGCCTCGCCGCCGCCGGGTGCTTCCGCCCGGGCCAGATCGCCGTCCACACGGCGGGGTCGCGCGGCGTCGCGGTGCTGGACCCGGCGACGGAGCAGGGTGTGTTGCCGCTGGCGCTGCACCCGGCGATGACGGTGACCGGCCGCCCCGAGGACGTCGACCGGCTCGCCGCCTGCTGCATCGGCGTCACCGCCCCCGGCGACCCGGAGCACGGCGACCCGCGCGACGCCGTCGGCTGGAGCGTCGCCGAGGCACTCGTGCTGGAGATGTCGGCCGAGCCCGTCCGCATCCCCGAGGCGATGCGCCCGCTCTACCACGCCGCGCTCGCCCACGGCGCCAACCATCTGACCACCCTGGTCGGGGACTGCGTGCAGTTGCTGGAGACCGCCGGCATCCGGCCCGCGGAGCGGCTCGTCGCGCCGCTGCTGTCGGCCGCGCTGGACAACGCGCTGCGCCACGGCGACCGCGCGCTGACCGGACCGGTCGCCCGCGGCGACGCCGGCACCGTCCGGACCCACCTGGAGCACATCGCCGACGCCGACGCCGACCTGGCCGCCATCTACCGGGCGCTGGCCGGGCGCACCGCCCACCGCGCCGCCGCCGCCGGGCTCCTCGGCCCCGACGGCGTCCGCGACATCGAGACCGCACTGGAGGAGAAGTGA
- the folB gene encoding dihydroneopterin aldolase, translated as MSDRIELRGLRVRGNHGVFDHERRDGQEFVVDLVVHADLAPAAASDDLADTLHYGELAELAAGIVGGPARDLIEAVAGEIAQAVLDSDARVAAVEVTLHKPSAPIPLTFDDVAVVLTRSRA; from the coding sequence GTGAGCGACCGGATCGAGCTACGGGGTCTGCGCGTCCGCGGGAACCACGGCGTGTTCGACCACGAGCGTCGCGACGGCCAGGAGTTCGTCGTCGACCTGGTGGTGCACGCCGACCTCGCGCCCGCCGCCGCCTCGGACGACCTGGCCGACACGCTGCACTACGGCGAGCTCGCCGAGCTGGCCGCGGGCATCGTCGGCGGTCCGGCCCGGGATCTCATCGAGGCCGTCGCCGGGGAGATCGCGCAGGCCGTACTGGACTCCGACGCCCGGGTCGCCGCCGTCGAGGTGACGCTGCACAAGCCGTCGGCGCCGATCCCGCTGACCTTCGACGACGTCGCGGTCGTCCTGACCCGGAGCCGGGCGTGA
- a CDS encoding DUF3180 domain-containing protein — translation MTAPGPGGRRSGRGPDDDPRPTVRPTRGRDVAAIAVVAALLGNILVQLTYGSLPTLPVAAAVVVAVLAAAEAAGGVVLRRRVERRNGAVPVPPLVAARAVLLAKASAVGGAVVAGLWVAVLMHTLPRAAVVVAAFRDSVVAGIGVVSALLLVGAALWLEYCCRAPDDPDDTDGGIRST, via the coding sequence ATGACCGCGCCCGGACCGGGCGGACGGCGCTCGGGCCGCGGCCCGGACGACGACCCGCGCCCGACCGTGCGCCCGACCCGGGGCCGCGACGTCGCCGCGATCGCCGTGGTCGCGGCCCTGCTCGGCAACATTCTCGTCCAGCTGACCTACGGGTCGCTGCCGACGCTGCCGGTCGCCGCGGCGGTCGTCGTCGCGGTCCTCGCCGCCGCCGAGGCCGCGGGCGGGGTCGTGCTGCGGCGCCGGGTCGAGCGCCGGAACGGCGCCGTCCCGGTACCGCCGCTCGTCGCGGCCCGGGCGGTGCTGCTGGCCAAGGCCTCCGCGGTCGGCGGCGCCGTGGTCGCCGGGCTGTGGGTGGCCGTGCTGATGCACACGCTGCCGCGGGCCGCGGTCGTGGTGGCCGCGTTCCGGGACAGCGTCGTCGCCGGGATCGGTGTGGTCAGCGCGCTGCTGCTGGTCGGCGCCGCGCTCTGGCTGGAGTACTGCTGCCGGGCCCCCGACGACCCGGACGACACCGACGGTGGGATCCGCTCGACCTGA
- a CDS encoding PrsW family intramembrane metalloprotease, translating into MTSPTLGRPYTPVPAPSAKRRGVLLPVVGLVVLALLAVITIGVLQRAIGTPGVIVGTLAALLPVVPVVAAFLWVDRWEPEPPRMLMGAFLWGAGFAALVALLINTSASAVLDAAAGRGAGDLFGPVVVAPVVEEFTKGLFLVGLLLFRRREFDGIVDGVVYAGIVAAGFAFSENILYLGRAVSEPESAGVLATLFVRGIASPFAHPLFTCMIGIAAGIAVASRSIGVRVLAMIAGYVAAVVLHALWNGASVLAATPGGFFQIYLFVMVPIFVGLILLVVFARRREARIVAAQLPGFAAAGWIAPSEVTLLARLSRRKGWRTLVRRRSGPAAAKAVAEYQSAVTELAFMRNRIARGAVKESAHALHDEKLAAVLRARAVAVGVPEALVAAWARKRPSDWEPPPPAAPDGSFSGQFRIPTFPDGGGASASAGPAVPPLPPGPDTLMTAAPWGRPEGPRVAPWSGARRTPAPQPPAPPTPAQHSPAPQASAAPESGARPAGPRGPGEPRVADARSGGPGVAARPETPARRPGPAQGPGPSGSGPGAVPGGRAAGSPAPGRPPFGTPVPGPAPGGGDEHLTRAVRRPDPPAGGTHGRHHDDPSDPGPTRPMLRPDDDPDHPATR; encoded by the coding sequence ATGACGTCCCCGACGCTCGGCCGCCCGTACACACCGGTGCCGGCGCCGTCGGCCAAGCGACGGGGCGTGCTGCTGCCGGTCGTCGGCCTGGTGGTGCTGGCCCTGCTCGCGGTGATCACGATCGGGGTGCTGCAACGCGCGATCGGGACGCCGGGGGTGATCGTCGGGACCCTGGCCGCGCTGCTGCCGGTCGTGCCGGTGGTGGCGGCGTTCCTCTGGGTGGACCGCTGGGAGCCCGAGCCGCCGCGGATGCTGATGGGCGCGTTCCTCTGGGGCGCCGGGTTCGCCGCGCTGGTCGCCCTGCTGATCAACACGAGCGCCTCGGCGGTGCTCGACGCGGCCGCCGGGCGCGGCGCGGGCGACCTGTTCGGCCCGGTCGTGGTCGCCCCGGTCGTCGAGGAGTTCACCAAGGGCCTGTTCCTGGTCGGGCTGCTGCTGTTCCGGCGCCGTGAGTTCGACGGGATCGTCGACGGCGTCGTCTACGCCGGGATCGTCGCCGCCGGGTTCGCGTTCAGCGAGAACATCCTCTACCTCGGCCGCGCGGTGTCCGAGCCGGAGTCGGCCGGCGTGCTCGCGACGCTGTTCGTCCGCGGCATCGCCTCGCCGTTCGCGCATCCACTGTTCACCTGCATGATCGGCATCGCCGCCGGGATCGCGGTGGCCAGCCGCAGCATCGGGGTGCGGGTGCTGGCGATGATCGCCGGCTACGTCGCCGCGGTGGTGCTGCACGCGTTGTGGAACGGCGCGTCGGTGCTGGCCGCGACGCCCGGCGGCTTCTTCCAGATCTACCTGTTCGTGATGGTCCCGATCTTCGTCGGGCTGATCCTGCTCGTGGTGTTCGCCCGTCGCCGCGAGGCGCGGATCGTCGCCGCGCAGCTGCCCGGCTTCGCCGCCGCGGGCTGGATCGCGCCGAGCGAGGTGACCCTGCTGGCCCGGCTGTCCCGGCGGAAGGGCTGGCGCACGCTGGTGCGGCGCCGCTCCGGCCCGGCCGCGGCGAAGGCCGTCGCCGAGTACCAGTCCGCGGTCACCGAGCTGGCGTTCATGCGGAACCGGATCGCGCGCGGCGCGGTGAAGGAGAGCGCCCACGCCCTGCACGACGAGAAGCTGGCCGCGGTGCTGCGGGCCCGTGCCGTCGCCGTCGGGGTGCCGGAGGCGCTGGTCGCGGCCTGGGCGCGGAAGCGTCCGTCGGACTGGGAGCCGCCGCCCCCGGCCGCGCCGGACGGCAGCTTCTCCGGCCAGTTCCGGATCCCGACCTTCCCCGACGGCGGCGGCGCGTCCGCCTCCGCGGGGCCCGCCGTGCCGCCGCTGCCGCCCGGCCCGGACACACTCATGACCGCGGCGCCCTGGGGGCGCCCCGAGGGACCGCGGGTCGCTCCGTGGTCGGGCGCGCGGCGCACCCCGGCGCCGCAGCCCCCTGCTCCGCCGACACCCGCCCAGCACTCCCCGGCCCCGCAGGCCTCCGCCGCGCCCGAGAGCGGTGCCCGTCCCGCCGGCCCCCGGGGACCCGGGGAGCCCCGGGTGGCCGATGCCCGTTCCGGTGGTCCGGGCGTGGCCGCCCGCCCGGAGACCCCGGCCCGACGTCCCGGCCCCGCTCAGGGCCCCGGCCCCTCGGGTTCGGGGCCCGGGGCGGTCCCCGGCGGCCGGGCGGCGGGCTCGCCTGCGCCCGGCCGCCCGCCGTTCGGCACCCCGGTGCCCGGCCCCGCCCCCGGGGGAGGCGACGAGCACCTCACGCGTGCCGTCCGCCGTCCGGACCCGCCCGCCGGCGGGACCCACGGCCGCCACCACGACGACCCGTCGGACCCCGGCCCCACCCGCCCGATGCTCCGCCCGGACGACGACCCGGACCACCCCGCCACCCGGTGA